A genomic region of Sarcophilus harrisii chromosome 6, mSarHar1.11, whole genome shotgun sequence contains the following coding sequences:
- the LOC111721531 gene encoding oocyte-secreted protein 3-like, whose amino-acid sequence MSLFAALIVLFLFFSKALFQDYPVWVTCDPDYFQVIMDRDLFQNGVVLNPEQVILGEHCHVSTILEDKFFFFYSILQCGIQREMKWNMVIFYSVLHCFSLDHTEGQICDIPVKCILDEEITKRPLIENFPPPSVGVAGVNDSSRRQLLGPSAPRDQQDVGHREGESGPQDTGASTLARNAFPVPTLSLAYPVS is encoded by the exons ATGAGCTTGTTTGCTGcattaatagtattatttttgttcttctctaaAGCTCTTTTCCAAGATTATCCAG tGTGGGTAACCTGTGACCCAGACTACTTTCAGGTCATAATGGATAGAGATCTTTTCCAGAATGGGGTAGTTCTGAATCCTGAGCAGGTGATCCTGGGAGAACACTGCCATGTATCTACAATCCTAGAAGAcaagtttttcttcttctattctaTCTTACAGTGTGGGATCCAAAGAGAG ATGAAGTGGAATATGGTTATTTTTTACAGTGTTCTTCACTGTTTTTCCTTAGACCACACAGAAGGTCAAATTTGTGACATACCTGTGAAGTGCATATTAGATGA ggAAATCACAAAACGTCCTCTTATAGAGAATTTCCCTCCTCCTTCAGTTGGGGTAGCTGGAGTGAATGACTCTAGTAGACGTCAACTTCTTGGTCCATCTGCTCCAAGGGATCAGCAAGATGTTGGGCatagggagggagaaagtggTCCCCAGGATACAGGAGCATCAACCCTAGCTCG